The Sorangiineae bacterium MSr11367 genome window below encodes:
- a CDS encoding chloride channel protein, translating to MPPSPLDLQLLGRMLLHSALVGAAAGLAGTLFFATLEFVTTLTLEHLAGYNPLRAHGEQLIGEVASPLPFRPWLLWAIPAIGALAAGIISARCAPETLGGGSDAIIHAFHHQGGHVRRRVPFIKGLVSVFTLGSGGSGGREGPTMLIGGSIGSIIGRYLRVSDRERRILLVAGTAAGMAAVFRTPLGAALLAVEVLHRDDFESDAVVPAVLSSVVAYSVFISFFGESTLFAHAVRYPFVPVHLPLYALMAILVSLVAAGFAGALHGVQHYTKALPLPAWSKPALGGLLLGASATPVIMLVAPSVGAEGQGLGILGGGYGAAQVAITGASWFPEGWRGVELLLLLGLVKILATSLTVGSGGSAGDFGPSLVIGGIFGGAFGRAASLVLHDPRIDPGAFALVGMATFYGGLAHVPIASLVMTCELAGSYDLLVPLMLAEGIAFVALRNRSLYHAQVPTKRESPAHRDDLIFDVLKEIRVGDVVIKDRPFISFRRDTPAREVIRQIASTAWQDAFPVLDEHGKLAGIVNAEVMRTMAADPDLSGLALADDMMAAPVSVHQADDLHVALELLLSNDARELIVLDDGGRIIGFLDEAEITKTYHGRTATKPVAMEKPKPKAH from the coding sequence GTGCCTCCGTCGCCGCTCGACCTGCAGCTGCTCGGGCGGATGCTCCTGCACTCGGCGCTGGTCGGCGCCGCCGCCGGTCTGGCCGGCACGCTCTTCTTCGCGACCCTCGAGTTCGTCACCACCCTGACCCTCGAGCACCTGGCCGGCTACAACCCGCTGCGGGCGCACGGTGAACAGCTCATTGGCGAGGTGGCATCGCCCCTCCCCTTCCGACCCTGGCTCCTCTGGGCCATCCCCGCCATCGGCGCGCTCGCCGCCGGCATCATCTCCGCGCGATGCGCACCGGAGACCCTGGGCGGTGGCTCCGACGCCATCATCCACGCCTTCCACCACCAAGGCGGCCACGTTCGGCGCCGCGTCCCCTTCATCAAAGGCCTCGTGTCCGTCTTCACCTTGGGCTCGGGGGGCTCGGGCGGGCGCGAAGGGCCGACCATGCTCATCGGCGGCAGCATCGGCTCGATCATCGGCCGCTACCTGCGGGTCAGCGATCGCGAACGGCGCATCCTTCTCGTGGCAGGAACCGCCGCCGGCATGGCCGCCGTCTTCCGCACCCCGCTGGGCGCCGCATTGCTCGCCGTCGAAGTCCTGCACCGTGACGACTTCGAATCCGACGCCGTCGTGCCGGCGGTCCTCTCCAGCGTCGTCGCCTACTCCGTCTTCATCTCGTTCTTCGGCGAGTCCACCTTGTTCGCCCATGCCGTGCGCTACCCCTTCGTGCCGGTGCACCTGCCGCTCTACGCGCTCATGGCGATCCTCGTCTCACTGGTCGCCGCCGGATTCGCCGGCGCGCTCCACGGCGTGCAGCACTACACGAAGGCACTCCCGCTCCCCGCATGGAGCAAGCCCGCGCTCGGCGGCTTGCTCCTCGGAGCCTCCGCCACGCCCGTGATCATGCTCGTCGCGCCCAGCGTCGGCGCCGAGGGGCAAGGCCTCGGCATCTTGGGCGGTGGCTACGGAGCCGCCCAGGTGGCCATCACCGGCGCATCCTGGTTTCCCGAGGGATGGCGCGGTGTCGAGCTCCTCCTGCTCCTCGGCCTGGTGAAGATCCTCGCCACGTCGCTCACCGTCGGGTCGGGTGGCAGCGCGGGCGACTTCGGCCCGTCGCTCGTCATTGGCGGCATCTTCGGTGGGGCCTTTGGCCGCGCGGCGAGCCTCGTCTTGCACGACCCGCGCATCGATCCGGGCGCCTTCGCCCTCGTCGGCATGGCCACGTTTTACGGAGGTCTCGCCCACGTACCCATCGCCTCACTGGTCATGACGTGCGAGCTCGCGGGAAGCTACGATTTGCTCGTCCCGCTCATGCTCGCCGAGGGCATCGCCTTCGTCGCCCTGCGCAATCGTTCGCTCTACCATGCGCAAGTTCCCACCAAGCGTGAATCGCCAGCGCATCGCGACGATCTCATTTTCGATGTTCTCAAAGAAATCCGCGTGGGCGATGTCGTCATAAAAGACCGGCCGTTCATTTCGTTCCGGCGAGATACGCCTGCCCGAGAAGTCATCCGACAGATCGCAAGCACCGCATGGCAAGACGCCTTCCCGGTTCTCGACGAGCATGGAAAGCTCGCGGGCATCGTGAACGCCGAGGTCATGCGAACGATGGCGGCCGATCCTGACCTCAGCGGTCTGGCGCTCGCCGACGACATGATGGCGGCTCCGGTATCCGTTCACCAAGCCGACGATTTGCATGTCGCTCTCGAACTTCTCTTGTCGAACGATGCGCGAGAACTCATCGTCTTAGACGATGGCGGACGCATCATCGGCTTTCTCGATGAGGCGGAGATCACCAAGACTTATCACGGCCGAACGGCAACGAAGCCTGTAGCTATGGAGAAACCCAAACCCAAGGCACACTAG